A stretch of the Rhodothermus profundi genome encodes the following:
- a CDS encoding ABC transporter substrate-binding protein translates to MAGNRTPAHYVGGCVLISALLLMGCHRPTPPSTAAGGGIRLVYWTAPNPDELALARELVAEWQAAHPEVEVVVQPIPAGQSSEEVLLAAVAAGTTPDLCSNIWPGIVEDFVEAGALVPLDRFSDFDSLWQSRIPETVRMQFRSRDGHFYQFPWKTNPVMMFYNVQLLQEAGFEQPPRTYREYLEAARRITADTDGDGTIDRWMGYRDIRPIWWQRYFDYYAFYVAASGGRTLFDGQGQLALDTAASNRVFAFFARLYAMGAFPKAVWTSSGSRFLNGQLATDFTGSWHLVWLEKHAPAELVYEVAPLPVPDDHEGPVYTYGDYKNMVIFSTTQHPEIAWSLLRFLVSRQADRRLLERTRQIPVRRGLLDDPYFAPVFEQQPLLRRFAEQAAYTRSVDSVPDLKEILDALAQEFEAAAVYGIRSPAEATRRALRRIRMILNWNA, encoded by the coding sequence ATGGCAGGGAATCGGACGCCTGCGCATTATGTGGGGGGCTGCGTGCTGATAAGCGCGTTGCTGCTGATGGGATGCCACCGCCCCACTCCCCCCTCTACAGCGGCGGGTGGCGGCATTCGGCTTGTCTACTGGACCGCACCGAATCCGGACGAGCTGGCTCTGGCTCGCGAGCTGGTAGCCGAATGGCAGGCTGCCCACCCAGAGGTGGAAGTCGTGGTGCAACCCATTCCGGCCGGCCAGTCCAGCGAAGAGGTCCTGCTGGCGGCCGTGGCCGCGGGGACAACCCCGGACCTGTGCTCCAATATATGGCCGGGTATCGTCGAGGATTTTGTGGAAGCCGGGGCGCTGGTGCCCCTTGATCGCTTTTCGGACTTCGACTCGCTGTGGCAGAGCCGCATTCCCGAAACCGTACGGATGCAGTTTCGCTCCCGAGACGGCCACTTCTATCAGTTTCCCTGGAAGACCAATCCGGTCATGATGTTCTATAACGTGCAACTCCTGCAAGAAGCAGGGTTTGAGCAGCCGCCGCGCACCTACCGCGAGTATCTGGAGGCGGCCCGTCGCATCACGGCCGACACCGACGGCGACGGGACGATCGACCGATGGATGGGCTACCGCGACATCCGACCGATCTGGTGGCAACGCTACTTCGATTACTATGCCTTCTATGTGGCCGCCTCGGGAGGGCGCACGCTGTTTGATGGGCAGGGGCAACTGGCGCTCGACACGGCTGCTTCCAATCGCGTGTTCGCTTTTTTTGCCCGTCTCTACGCAATGGGAGCGTTTCCGAAAGCGGTCTGGACCAGCAGTGGCAGCCGGTTTCTCAACGGCCAGCTTGCGACCGACTTTACCGGCTCCTGGCATCTCGTCTGGCTGGAAAAGCACGCGCCAGCCGAGCTGGTCTATGAAGTGGCGCCCCTTCCGGTGCCGGACGACCACGAAGGGCCGGTTTACACTTACGGAGACTATAAAAACATGGTGATTTTTTCCACCACGCAGCATCCGGAAATTGCCTGGAGTCTCCTGCGCTTTCTGGTGTCGCGCCAGGCGGATCGGCGACTGTTGGAGCGCACGCGTCAGATTCCCGTGCGCCGGGGACTCCTCGACGATCCCTACTTTGCGCCGGTTTTTGAGCAGCAACCACTGCTGCGACGCTTTGCCGAACAGGCCGCCTACACGCGCAGCGTCGATAGCGTCCCAGACTTAAAAGAGATTCTGGACGCACTGGCCCAGGAGTTCGAGGCAGCGGCTGTGTATGGCATACGTTCACCGGCCGAAGCGACCCGCCGTGCCCTGCGGCGCATTCGGATGATTCTGAACTGGAATGCCTGA
- a CDS encoding carbohydrate ABC transporter permease, whose product MPERAAKKRRWRVRLREAQQGYVLVAPYLLHLSVFFGYPLLFAFVLMFHRWDIVTPMEFVGLKNFWRLVRDDLFFRALLNTGLFLTIHIPLQIVVALFFAELLNRPLKGRGFFRAAYFMPVVVSGVVITILFQQLFAFDTGLINRMLQALGGEPVPWLVSPALAMPSIAIMATWKNVGLYIVLFLAGLQHIPKHLYEAAELDGATPWQRWWHVTLPLLNPTMVTVVVLSTIGGFSLFIEPYILTGGGPLNATLSAVLYIYNQAFYFNHMGYAAALGFCFALVIFLVVLLQRRFVETDTWS is encoded by the coding sequence ATGCCTGAGCGTGCGGCAAAAAAACGACGGTGGCGCGTCCGGCTGCGTGAAGCGCAGCAGGGGTATGTACTGGTAGCGCCCTACCTGCTGCACCTGAGCGTGTTTTTTGGCTACCCGCTGCTGTTTGCCTTCGTGCTGATGTTCCATCGTTGGGACATCGTTACGCCCATGGAATTTGTGGGCCTGAAAAACTTCTGGCGCTTGGTGCGCGATGACCTGTTTTTCCGGGCGCTGCTCAACACAGGCCTGTTTCTGACGATTCACATTCCCTTGCAGATCGTTGTGGCCCTGTTCTTTGCGGAGCTGCTAAACCGACCGCTGAAAGGACGGGGCTTTTTCCGAGCAGCTTACTTTATGCCGGTCGTGGTCTCGGGCGTGGTGATTACGATTCTGTTTCAGCAACTGTTTGCCTTCGATACCGGGCTTATCAATCGAATGCTCCAGGCGCTGGGTGGAGAACCGGTGCCCTGGCTGGTGTCGCCAGCCCTGGCAATGCCTTCCATTGCTATCATGGCCACCTGGAAAAACGTGGGCCTGTACATTGTGCTGTTCCTGGCCGGATTGCAGCACATCCCGAAGCATCTGTACGAAGCTGCCGAACTGGATGGGGCCACGCCCTGGCAACGCTGGTGGCACGTAACGCTCCCTCTTTTGAATCCGACAATGGTAACCGTGGTGGTGCTTTCAACCATCGGAGGATTTTCGCTTTTTATCGAACCCTACATTCTGACCGGCGGCGGTCCGCTCAATGCCACGCTGTCGGCCGTGCTTTACATCTACAACCAGGCCTTTTACTTCAACCACATGGGCTATGCGGCCGCGCTGGGCTTCTGCTTTGCCCTCGTGATCTTCCTTGTGGTCCTGCTGCAGCGACGTTTTGTAGAAACCGACACCTGGAGTTAA
- a CDS encoding carbohydrate ABC transporter permease, translating to MRRVGVYLLLLIGLVVFAYPFVWMGVATFTPEAEISELTLLPSQWTFAHYRLVFERIPVWRGLLNSLVVALAVTLSVLVFTSMAAYALAKLHWRGRETVFSLILFTMMIPFLLLLIPLYTLIVRLGWTDSLFGLIVPFMMNATGVLILRQSFLTIPRDLIDAARMDGCGELRILFTIVWPLSVPALVTVGLLTFIGSWNEVLWPIIVVREVQWMTLPQLVALFAVGGGAEGQLGPQLAAAFLLALPIVLAYLFFQRYFIQSFATGGLKG from the coding sequence ATGCGCCGCGTGGGAGTGTATCTGCTTCTGCTGATCGGGCTGGTAGTGTTCGCCTACCCGTTCGTCTGGATGGGCGTGGCCACCTTTACCCCGGAGGCAGAGATTTCAGAGCTGACGCTGCTGCCGTCTCAATGGACGTTCGCCCACTACCGGCTGGTCTTCGAGCGTATTCCCGTCTGGCGCGGGCTGCTGAATAGCCTGGTAGTGGCGCTGGCTGTGACGCTTTCGGTACTGGTCTTTACCTCAATGGCGGCCTATGCGCTTGCCAAGTTACACTGGCGGGGACGCGAGACCGTCTTTTCGCTCATTCTGTTTACCATGATGATTCCCTTTTTGCTGCTGCTCATTCCGCTCTACACGCTGATCGTTCGGCTGGGCTGGACCGATTCCCTGTTCGGGCTGATTGTCCCGTTCATGATGAATGCGACGGGCGTCCTCATCCTGCGCCAGAGCTTTCTGACGATCCCACGTGACCTGATCGATGCGGCGCGGATGGATGGCTGTGGCGAGCTGCGCATCCTGTTTACGATCGTCTGGCCGCTGTCAGTGCCAGCCCTGGTGACCGTGGGGCTGCTGACCTTTATCGGAAGTTGGAATGAGGTGCTGTGGCCAATCATCGTGGTGCGTGAGGTGCAGTGGATGACGCTGCCGCAACTGGTGGCACTTTTTGCGGTGGGAGGTGGAGCCGAAGGGCAACTGGGGCCGCAACTGGCCGCAGCCTTTCTGCTGGCCCTGCCGATTGTACTGGCCTACCTGTTCTTCCAACGCTACTTCATCCAGAGCTTTGCGACCGGTGGACTGAAAGGCTGA